One part of the Marichromatium purpuratum 984 genome encodes these proteins:
- a CDS encoding V-type ATP synthase subunit B: MSIKEYRTAIEARGGLLVVRDTPGVAFGDRVRIENHAGQIRNGQVIRAADEEVLILVFEGTDDLDLENTWVRFLDEPVEIALSPEILGRELNGLGEPRDGRPPVLSGLRRPVGGSAINPAARTYPREFIQTGVSTIDGLNSLVRGQKLPIFSGSGLPHNRLAAQIVRQARLVDENSSFSIVFAAMGVSYADAKFFRDEFANSGVLRNVVMFVNLADDPPVERLTLPRAALTAAEYLAYDLDHHVLVVLTDMTNYAEALREVATAKGDVPARKGYPGYLYSDLAELYERCGRIHDRRGSITMMPVVSMPSDDITHPIPDLTGYITEGQIVLSRELHNRGIYPPVHISPSLSRLMKDGIGKDDTREDHPRVAAQLYSLYARAQETRNLASIIGADELSERDQRFLEFADAFDAQFVTQGEHEERSIIDTLDLAWRLMARFPREQLTRLHETDLARHLPHDD; the protein is encoded by the coding sequence ATGAGCATCAAGGAATACCGCACTGCCATTGAAGCCAGGGGCGGCCTCCTGGTGGTCAGGGACACGCCGGGCGTGGCCTTCGGCGACCGGGTGCGGATCGAGAACCATGCGGGCCAGATCCGCAACGGTCAGGTCATCCGCGCAGCGGACGAGGAGGTGCTGATTCTGGTCTTCGAGGGCACGGATGATCTGGACCTGGAGAACACCTGGGTCCGCTTCCTCGACGAGCCGGTGGAGATCGCGCTCTCGCCCGAGATCCTGGGGCGCGAACTCAACGGCCTCGGCGAGCCGCGCGATGGGCGCCCGCCGGTGCTCTCGGGGCTGCGGCGGCCGGTGGGCGGCTCGGCCATCAATCCGGCCGCCCGCACCTATCCGCGCGAGTTCATCCAGACCGGCGTCTCGACCATCGACGGGCTCAACAGCCTGGTGCGGGGGCAGAAGCTGCCGATCTTCTCGGGCTCGGGCCTGCCGCACAACCGGCTCGCGGCCCAGATCGTGCGTCAGGCCAGGCTGGTCGACGAGAACTCCAGCTTCTCGATCGTGTTCGCGGCCATGGGCGTCTCCTACGCCGACGCCAAGTTCTTCCGCGACGAGTTCGCCAACTCGGGCGTGCTGCGCAACGTGGTGATGTTCGTCAACCTCGCCGACGACCCGCCGGTGGAGCGGCTCACCCTCCCCCGCGCCGCGCTCACCGCCGCCGAGTATCTGGCCTATGATCTCGACCACCACGTGCTGGTGGTGCTCACCGACATGACCAACTACGCCGAGGCACTGCGCGAGGTCGCCACCGCCAAGGGCGACGTGCCCGCACGCAAGGGCTATCCGGGCTATCTCTACTCCGATCTGGCCGAACTCTACGAGCGCTGCGGCCGTATCCACGACCGACGCGGGTCGATCACCATGATGCCGGTCGTCTCCATGCCCTCGGACGACATCACCCACCCCATCCCCGACCTCACCGGCTACATCACCGAGGGGCAGATCGTGCTCTCACGCGAGCTGCACAATCGTGGTATCTACCCCCCGGTGCACATCTCGCCGAGCCTGTCGCGGCTGATGAAGGACGGCATCGGCAAGGACGACACCCGCGAGGACCACCCCCGGGTCGCCGCCCAGCTCTACAGCCTCTACGCCCGCGCTCAGGAGACCCGCAATCTCGCCTCGATCATCGGCGCCGACGAGCTGTCCGAGCGCGACCAGCGTTTCCTCGAATTCGCCGATGCCTTCGATGCCCAGTTCGTCACCCAGGGCGAGCACGAAGAACGCTCGATCATCGACACCCTGGATCTGGCCTGGCGGCTGATGGCGCGTTTCCCGCGCGAGCAGCTCACCCGACTCCACGAAACCGACCTCGCGCGACACCTGCCCCATGACGACTGA